The DNA region TAGAAATGAGTTGGAGGATGCGGAggcaattgaaaaaaatataatataatatataatatatattataagctAGCTAGGTCTCCATTTTGTCAACTGGAAATGCCTCCTGCTGCTTCTGTGATGCTACTGATTCTTCAAGTCCCCAACTCTGAAGGTTGCAAACAAACAATACAGACTTTGAAATTTGTTGTGAAGTTTTGCAAACAAACAATACAGACTTTGAAATTTGTTGTGAAGTTGTAGTTACAAACAATACAGACTTTGAAATTTGTTGTGAAGTTGTAGTTAATCCTGCAGCAGAATCTTGGCCTAGTTTGTCGCTCAGATTTATTTTTTACccattaagatttttttttcaattccttATTTGATATATTGTGTTCTTCCTTTAATTTAGCATAGAGCATGGTCGTTGCCGGAAGTTTCTAGGTTTCTCCGTGCGAGTTCTGTGCGGtagattttgattttgagtGTTGTATGGATGCTTTTAAGTTGCTAAAGTGGTAGGAAGTTTCTGGGTTTCGTTGATCATCTTTCAATTCATTTCTAGCTTAAATTGATTAGATATGAGTAGAAGGGTGCGGaggaaattgaaaaaatatatatatataatatataatatatattataagctAGCTAGGTCTCGATTTTGTCAACTGGAAGTGCCTCCTGCTGCTTCTGTGATGCTACTGATTCTTCAAGTCCCCAACTCTGAAGGTTGCAAACAAACAATACAGACTTTGAAATTTGTTGTGAAGTTGTAGTTGATCCTGCAGCAGAATCTTGGCCTAATTTGTTGCTCAGATTTCTTTGTTTACccattaagattttttttttcaattccttATTTGATATCTTGtgtttttcctttaatttagcATAGAGCATGGCCGTTGTCGGAAGTTTCTAGGTTTCTCTGTGCGGGTTCTGTGCGGtagattttgattttgagtGTTGTATTGATGCTTTTAAGTTGTTAAAGTGGTAGGAAGTTTCTGGGTTTCGTTGATCATCTTTCAATTCATTTCTAGCTTGAATTAATTAGATATGAGTAGAAGGGTGCGGaggaaattgaaaaaaaaaatataatataatatataatatatattataagctAGCTAGGTCTCCATTTTGTCAATTGGAAGTGCCTCCTGCTGCTTCTGTGATGCTACTGATTCTTCAGGTCCCCAACTCTGAAGGTTGCAAACAAACAATACAGACTTTGAAATTTGTTGTGAAGTTGTAGTTGATCCTGCAGCAGAATCTTGGCCTAATTTGTTGCTCAGATTTCTTTGTTTACccattaagatttttttttttcaattctttatttGATATCTTGTGTTCTTCCTTTAATTTAGCATAGAGCATGGTCGTTGCCGGAAGTTTCTGGGTTTCTCCGTGCAGCTTTCGTGCGGTAGATTATGATTTTGAGTGTTGTATGGATGCTTTAAGTTGCTAAATTCTTCATGTGTAgcttaaaaaaagaaaatgcttgttcaagagaaacaaaaaagaataaaagtaaaatagttAAGTATCAAATAGAGAAGTGGGCGTAATGACAAAATTAGTCCTGCCACTTTTGATTTAATGCCAAATTATAAGAATCCAAATGAGGGTTTAGGATTATCATCACAAATATATGTAGGATTTGGGAAATTTAACAAGGGAATTGGCATTCACATATTTTTGCATGTTTACAGCAGAGAGTAGAGATCGAAAACCAGTGGgctctcttctttttcttcagtTTCAAAACTCCACCTACGAGTGTTCAATTAGTATACGACATCTTTTGCTAGACTTTTCACCTCACTAAAGCATGAAGCAAAGGAAGAAAACTCAATTTTTCTAAGGAGTTAGTCAAGTGGTTGAGGAAATAATGAATTCGGAGGGTCTTAAGCAATCAACCAGATGAGTTAGCCATAATGAAAAGGATTTGAGATCAGCCAAATGGACAATAATCATAAATGCAAATGTTTAGAAGTTGAACCTTCCACCTCTCAACTGTTACTACTAAATTGAGGAAATGATGTTGGGTGGTTTTCTCaatgataaaaaaatattaagttcATTAGTTAACAAACTTAATAGAACGGGGATTGGCTGCATTCTCATAAATGAGGAAGGACAATTTGTGGCTACTCTACGGAAGAAATGGGAAGGACTGTTTCAGTCCAAAACAGCGGAGGCCTTGACGTTTAGAGAAGttctcaaatgtttaaaaaCATTAGGCGCCGTTAGTCCTGGTAGAGTCTGAGGCACATTTTGTTATCAAAGGATTGAACGACAACTCTTGCATTTCTTCTTTTGGCCTTATCCTTCACGATATCAAGAACCTAGCTAGTGATCTTCTAGGCATTAATGTTTCATTTGCTAAGCGATTTGCGAATAGGGCTGCTCATACGTTAGCTAGAGAAGTCTTAATCAATGCCGATCGCAGAGAGTGGAAGGATGTGCCTCATTCTTCCCTTTTTTCTATGCTTGCTACTGATCTTTTATTAATGCATGATGTTTTcgtttcaaagaaaaaaaacagtaaaaacCCCTTTGTTTATGTAGTGTTTCAAGTCAATCAAAATGCACTtcaactattaattatttaaacaaaatatggaaaaaaaaagtcaaataagcccctacacaatacttgaaaagtcaattaggcccctaaacatttaaaaggtgcaattaggtcctttaacatgttaaatttaGGCAAAGAAGCTCAAAAACTGATAAATGACCTACAATTCAGGGAAAAATTCGGCAACCATAGATGGCAGAACCGTCGCCGGTTGCCAAACTCCGGTGGAAGGCGACCAAATGATCACTTTCCGCCATGGAAGGCGACCAAACTGGTCACCTTCCACCATTTGGTTGCCTTAAATGGAAAAGACGAAACTGTTTTCCTTCTCCAAGGAAGGCGACCAGATCTGGTCGCCTTCCATGGTGGAGTGGTCGCCTTCCTTCTAGGAAGGCAAGGAAGGCGACCAATGGTTGCCTTCCACCGGAGTCCGGCGACTAGCGACGGTTGCCAGTCGCTGGATTTTCCCATGAATAGTAAATgacctgttattgcaggtcattTACCAGGTTTTGGGCTTTTTTGTCCCAataatataacatgttaaagggtctaattgcactttttaaatgtttagatGCCTAATTGATTAAGATAGATTCCCATGTAACAATTCAAACCAATCAAgaaattaatcttttttttagaaaaaaaaaaaaaaagacccatTAGTTTTAATCCCTTGTCAAATACAAATAACAAATCTCAATAAAAAAGATAAGACTAAGCTAATAAATGCTCAACTGTTCCCAGCACCCCACTTGAATAATCCACTTACTCCTTTTAGATGACTCAAAATGAGAAACCTCTaacaaaaaagggaaaattttaCACTCTGTTTTAGCATTCTCCTTAGACAAATCCTTATTAACACTCAGATAGCTACTCAGCTAACAAAGTACTTGCACAGTATCAACGAAGGAAAATctgaattatataaaattttctaattgcAAGTTACCTTTTTCTTAATCCTCATTTCCAATTATAATGGTTTGTCCAACTTGGAAAATCATCACTGCTTTTAGCTTACAACTCTAAACATAAAACTATTAAGCATAAATTTTCAGTGTGCAATGCTTTACTCCATATCACTCCCCTAACACTGCAACAGAGTCGTGAAACCAAGTCAAAATGTCAAATCATTTATAGTTAGCATCTTCTTTGGGACATCATCCCATTTAACAAATTTCATCCCCTAATGGTATATAAATGCAATCTtgaagtttgattttttttaataagttatactccctccgtctcattttggttgtctggttcgtttaacgagagttgactgaagttatttttaatcaaaattttcatattattcagtttagtattaatatataaaatttatatatttagaaactacattaaaagtactattaaacacaaaaaattaaatttaaaaataataaaaaattactaaaaaaaaagcaatggaaaaagagttggtttgaccaatgaatagtaaataggacaggtaaaatgggacagagggagtaatattattttcacccaaaaacaaacaaacaaactaacAAACAAAACACTAAGCAGGTGCTTACAAAATCTTTACAAAAGACCAGTTAGCATTGAATATAACTTCTTTAATAGCAAAGCTAGTGTCCTCTTTGCACCAGAACGAAAGGACTCTCAATATACACAGTTCGAGATCCCTTTAAACACTGTACATTTCTCTCATGCCAAAATGCCACAGAATACATAAGGGAACAATCACCACAATTTCCAGAGTCGATTACAAGATTCTTGCTAGGGTGGCTTCTCTTATCATGGAAGATAATTTTTAAACGATTAAAATAGAAGTACTACTAAGTGCTAATTCTTGGGTTATTTGAAGTAGATCATAGCATCATACTCAGCAGTGATATTACTTTATTGCTCTGCAAATGCCCAACAAAATGCCACTCAACGTCCTCATGGAGTTGTAAATCCAAAAATAAACACCAAGATTATACATTTAACCCTAGAAACCAAGCATTCTTAGCTTTTTAGTTTTTCTTGTAAATTTCTTTCAAGAGTTAATACCAACCAAGGTCCGTCTAGTATAGTGGTTTCGCCACCTATgatcctaaactttcaaatcgaCCCTCTGTGATCCTCCGAGTCTCAAAATCGGCCTGTCGTAGTCCTTTCGTTAAAATTTTCCATTTCAGCCGTGAAATATAAGGGCATAATAGTCTTTTCATTTATTATCTAGCCAAAACAATTCATTTTGCTCAGAAATTAAAAGTAACCCTACCTAATCCATTTCAAAGATGGAATGTGACGAGGACAACGAAGATTATGATGAGCACCCACTTCAGCGGCGAGAAGGTGATCGTGGAGCCAAAGCCGGTGTATTGCGAGCGGTTCCCGGAGTAGTGCGACGCGACCTGCGACAGCGCCAACTTCCTCTGCTGCTACCTGCCGAAGTGCCCCTCCGCCTTGCGTGGTGGCAGAGTCGTTGAGGCTGATGTTGCGCCACTGCGCATCGTACACCAGCGTGTACTGGCGGAACCTCGACGCCACCTTAGC from Ipomoea triloba cultivar NCNSP0323 chromosome 6, ASM357664v1 includes:
- the LOC116022988 gene encoding uncharacterized protein LOC116022988 yields the protein MRPLIWFPSLTNKVYTGDLQKRVGITTGLCILKGLPGRLNLNFLKSETYSGIWLNAKVASRFRQYTLVYDAQWRNISLNDSATTQGGGALRQVAAEEVGAVAGRVALLREPLAIHRLWLHDHLLAAEVGAHHNLRCPRHIPSLKWIRPILRLGGSQRVDLKV